One genomic region from Pyrobaculum islandicum DSM 4184 encodes:
- a CDS encoding NAD-dependent epimerase/dehydratase family protein, with product MRILIFGGLGFIGANLAEALSEYELYVAHRPGSREAKPQVARFVAQYATLLEYTDPATAFEKTRPHVVINLVGQYYGRSQELWQANAEFPRLLCDAARRAGWRGKVVHFSAATVRGPVGAIIEEEELHLHGVVPDNDFDRSKAAGEEAVANCFNDWVIVRPALVYGRFNTHPEWVTLTRFVKRGVAPMLKARVSAISVRELAKVVKASLALARQYFFATECQPRPLSEFVRAIAKALGRRVVPIPIPTAVLHIAASPEFKRHLPYLDKAFSCEKMRRLLGLEPRPNFETEVREMVESINV from the coding sequence ATGCGTATTCTTATCTTCGGAGGCCTCGGCTTTATAGGGGCGAACCTAGCCGAGGCTCTGTCGGAGTATGAGCTGTACGTAGCCCACAGGCCTGGGTCTAGAGAGGCTAAGCCGCAAGTAGCCCGCTTCGTGGCCCAGTACGCCACCCTTCTGGAGTATACTGACCCCGCGACGGCGTTTGAAAAGACAAGGCCCCACGTCGTTATAAACCTCGTGGGGCAGTACTACGGCAGGTCCCAGGAGCTGTGGCAGGCAAACGCCGAGTTCCCCCGCCTCCTCTGCGACGCCGCGAGGAGGGCGGGCTGGCGCGGCAAGGTGGTGCACTTCTCAGCGGCTACTGTCAGAGGGCCCGTGGGGGCCATAATCGAGGAGGAAGAGCTCCACCTCCACGGCGTGGTGCCAGACAACGACTTCGACCGGTCGAAGGCAGCCGGCGAGGAGGCCGTCGCAAATTGCTTCAACGACTGGGTGATAGTGCGCCCGGCCTTAGTATACGGCAGGTTTAACACACACCCCGAGTGGGTGACCCTCACGCGGTTTGTCAAAAGGGGGGTCGCCCCCATGTTAAAGGCCAGGGTGTCTGCCATATCTGTCAGAGAGCTGGCCAAGGTGGTGAAGGCGTCGCTGGCCTTGGCCAGGCAGTACTTCTTCGCGACAGAGTGCCAGCCGAGGCCGCTGTCGGAGTTCGTAAGAGCTATCGCAAAGGCCTTGGGAAGGCGTGTGGTTCCAATCCCAATCCCCACCGCTGTATTGCACATAGCGGCGTCTCCCGAGTTTAAGAGACACCTCCCCTATCTAGACAAGGCCTTTAGTTGTGAAAAAATGAGGCGCCTACTCGGCCTAGAGCCCAGGCCTAACTTCGAGACGGAGGTAAGGGAGATGGTAGAAAGTATCAATGTTTAA